In one window of Gemmatimonadota bacterium DNA:
- a CDS encoding AAA family ATPase, with protein MTDQAALLRAMMAARRPEPAEPTGPPAIVVGSGKGGVGKSVVSVLLAQRLAQDGRRVLLVDGSQNLGNLHVLLGVQRSHRLEHLLQDAISPRDLLVPVTEQLMLLPADSGAESLYAMSAVDRARLHHRLSGLYDDFDAVIIDAGPGLESVVRVATMRATRCIVLAAPEPAALTDAYATIKIVGLQVADMGVDILVNRVMDPHEGYETFERLATATERFLHRRLRYLGALWEDDDIRRAVRVPGHLVQGLPPGPNHDVLTTALDRLEVPSPARVAG; from the coding sequence ATGACCGACCAGGCCGCGCTGCTGCGCGCCATGATGGCGGCCCGCCGGCCCGAACCGGCGGAACCGACCGGCCCGCCCGCGATCGTCGTCGGCAGCGGGAAGGGCGGGGTGGGGAAGTCGGTGGTCAGCGTGCTGCTGGCCCAGCGCCTGGCGCAGGACGGCCGGCGGGTGCTGCTGGTCGACGGCAGCCAGAACCTCGGCAACCTGCACGTGCTCCTCGGCGTGCAGCGCAGCCACCGGCTGGAGCACCTGCTGCAGGACGCGATCAGCCCCCGGGACCTGCTGGTGCCGGTGACCGAGCAGCTGATGCTCCTCCCGGCCGACAGCGGGGCCGAGAGCCTGTACGCGATGTCGGCGGTGGACCGGGCCCGGCTGCACCACCGCCTCAGCGGGCTGTACGACGACTTCGACGCCGTGATCATCGATGCCGGGCCCGGCCTCGAGAGCGTGGTGCGGGTCGCGACGATGCGGGCCACCCGCTGCATCGTGCTGGCCGCGCCGGAGCCCGCGGCGCTGACCGACGCCTACGCCACGATCAAGATCGTCGGCCTGCAGGTGGCGGACATGGGCGTGGACATCCTCGTGAACCGGGTGATGGACCCGCACGAGGGGTACGAGACGTTCGAACGGCTGGCCACGGCCACCGAGCGGTTCCTCCATCGCCGCCTCCGGTACCTCGGGGCGCTGTGGGAGGATGACGACATCCGGCGGGCAGTACGCGTGCCCGGACACCTGGTCCAGGGACTGCCCCCGGGCCCCAACCATGACGTGCTGACCACGGCGCTCGATCGACTCGAGGTGCCGTCGCCGGCGAGGGTAGCGGGATGA
- the flhA gene encoding flagellar biosynthesis protein FlhA — MLARLSAGAEVWLALAVVVVVALLIVPLPPAILDALLATSLAISVLVLLVTLSVTDPLEFSIFPSLLLLVTLLRLGLNVNSTRLILSHGHAGEVIAAFGNAVIGGNYVVGLVIFLILIVINFMVITKGAGRVAEVAARFTLDAMPGRQMSIDADLGAGLIDETEARRRREEIQRYADFYGAMDGAAKFVRGDAIAGLIIVAINLVGGFIIGVTQQGMSATEALGTFTSLTVGDGLITQIPALIVSTAAGIIVTYGSHSPSVGPAIAAQLTRHQNALWMSSGIIGGLGLVPGFPFLPFFVLGSALGGIAWLVRGRDARAREPEAVVVSRGQAPKSEPAPIKDLLQVEPLEVEVGYALVPLVDEAQKGDLLQRIGLMRKQLAMELGIMVPPARIRDNIQLPATEYAIKLRGVRVATGEILPRYQLALDTTGIAAPIEGIRTTDPSFGLPAVWITADRRTEAEANGYSVVEPQTVLATHLMETIKAHAAELLSRQSVRELLDGLKETHPALVDDTIPGKLSLGTVHRVLQRLLREGVPIRDLALILETLSDAAEVTKDPEALTEQVRRSLAPVLVQLFDDGDGAISGITIGPRLETALMGLFSPRPTREGQRPMEPEDLTTALRQLNDLMTEYRRDGQLRPLITPPALRVGIRRLVEPVMPNVPVLSLGELPAQTPIHSLATWELTRAA; from the coding sequence ATGCTGGCCCGGCTCTCGGCCGGGGCGGAGGTCTGGCTGGCGCTGGCGGTGGTGGTGGTCGTGGCGCTGCTGATCGTGCCGCTGCCGCCGGCCATCCTCGACGCCCTGCTGGCCACGTCGCTCGCGATCTCGGTGCTGGTGCTGCTGGTGACGCTCTCGGTCACCGACCCGCTCGAGTTCAGCATCTTCCCGAGCCTGCTGCTGCTGGTGACGCTGCTCCGGCTCGGGCTCAACGTGAACAGCACCCGGCTCATCCTGAGCCACGGCCACGCCGGCGAGGTCATCGCGGCGTTCGGCAACGCGGTGATCGGCGGCAACTACGTCGTCGGGCTGGTGATCTTCCTGATCCTGATCGTGATCAACTTCATGGTGATCACGAAGGGCGCGGGCCGCGTGGCCGAGGTGGCCGCCCGCTTCACCCTGGACGCCATGCCGGGCCGGCAGATGAGCATCGACGCCGACCTGGGCGCCGGGCTCATCGACGAGACCGAGGCGCGGCGGCGGCGCGAGGAGATCCAGCGCTACGCCGACTTCTACGGCGCGATGGACGGCGCGGCCAAGTTCGTCCGCGGCGACGCGATCGCCGGCCTGATCATCGTGGCGATCAACCTGGTCGGCGGCTTCATCATCGGCGTCACCCAGCAGGGGATGTCGGCCACCGAGGCGCTGGGCACCTTCACCAGCCTCACCGTCGGCGACGGCCTGATCACCCAGATCCCGGCGCTCATCGTCAGCACCGCGGCCGGCATCATCGTCACCTACGGCTCGCACAGCCCGTCGGTCGGCCCCGCCATCGCGGCCCAGCTCACCCGGCACCAGAACGCGCTGTGGATGTCCTCCGGCATCATCGGCGGGCTCGGGCTGGTGCCCGGGTTCCCGTTCCTGCCGTTCTTCGTGCTGGGCAGCGCGCTGGGCGGCATCGCCTGGCTGGTGCGGGGCCGCGACGCGCGGGCCCGGGAGCCGGAGGCGGTGGTGGTGTCGCGGGGCCAGGCGCCCAAGTCGGAGCCGGCGCCCATCAAGGACCTGCTGCAGGTGGAGCCGCTCGAGGTCGAGGTGGGCTACGCGCTGGTGCCGCTGGTGGACGAGGCCCAGAAGGGCGACCTGCTGCAGCGCATCGGCCTGATGCGGAAGCAGCTGGCCATGGAGCTCGGCATCATGGTGCCGCCGGCCCGCATCCGGGACAACATCCAGCTCCCCGCCACCGAGTACGCCATCAAGCTGCGCGGCGTGCGGGTGGCCACCGGCGAGATCCTGCCCCGGTACCAGCTGGCGCTCGACACCACCGGCATCGCCGCCCCGATCGAGGGGATCCGCACCACCGACCCGAGCTTCGGGCTGCCCGCGGTGTGGATCACCGCCGACCGCCGCACCGAGGCCGAGGCCAACGGCTACAGCGTGGTGGAGCCGCAGACGGTGCTCGCCACGCACCTGATGGAGACCATCAAGGCCCACGCCGCCGAGCTGCTGTCGCGGCAGAGCGTGCGGGAGCTGCTCGACGGCCTCAAGGAGACCCACCCGGCGCTGGTCGATGACACCATCCCCGGCAAGCTCTCCCTCGGCACCGTGCACCGGGTGCTGCAGCGGCTGCTGCGTGAGGGCGTGCCGATCCGCGACCTGGCCCTCATCCTCGAGACCCTCTCGGATGCCGCCGAGGTCACCAAGGACCCCGAGGCGCTCACCGAGCAGGTGCGCCGCTCCCTGGCCCCGGTGCTGGTCCAGCTCTTCGACGACGGCGATGGCGCCATCAGCGGGATCACCATCGGCCCCCGGCTGGAGACCGCGCTCATGGGCCTGTTCAGCCCGCGGCCCACCCGCGAGGGGCAGCGGCCGATGGAGCCCGAGGACCTCACCACCGCGCTGCGCCAGCTGAACGACCTGATGACCGAGTACCGCCGCGACGGCCAGCTGCGGCCGCTCATCACCCCGCCCGCGTTGCGGGTGGGGATCCGGCGGCTGGTCGAACCCGTGATGCCCAACGTGCCGGTGCTCTCCCTGGGCGAGCTGCCGGCACAGACCCCGATCCACAGTCTCGCCACCTGGGAGCTCACCCGTGCCGCTTGA
- the flhB gene encoding flagellar biosynthesis protein FlhB: MSDADGQEKTEAATPRRRDEAMKEGRVPRSAELSAATLLLAGTSMLALAGGTALARHAVQLMREGSTWLVAAPMSPGMAIGIVEQVGRTTLLALAPFLAGVLALTVLVNALQARGVISTDPLVPKFSHVDPVAGLKRLCSLEAVFSLVKAVLKLVIIGTVAWLVLRRAWPELLSTTGAGVPIIFGVTRSLALRMALFVGLVFLAVAALDYGFQVWQYEKSLRMTKQEVVQEHRETEGDPAVKGRIRQLQRAMARKRMLANVATADVVVTNPTHIAVALKYDPLVAPAPIVLAMGERLLAQRIKEIAFRAGIPVIENKPLARALLANAKVGNPIPPALYIAVAEVIAFVLRKKGAPLPARRDK; the protein is encoded by the coding sequence ATGTCCGACGCCGACGGCCAGGAGAAGACAGAGGCCGCCACGCCCCGGCGACGGGACGAGGCGATGAAGGAAGGCCGGGTACCCCGGAGCGCCGAGCTCTCGGCGGCCACCCTGCTGCTCGCGGGCACCAGCATGCTGGCGCTGGCCGGCGGCACCGCCCTGGCGCGGCACGCGGTGCAGCTGATGCGCGAGGGGAGCACCTGGCTCGTGGCGGCGCCGATGTCGCCCGGCATGGCGATCGGCATCGTGGAGCAGGTGGGGCGGACCACGCTGCTGGCGCTGGCGCCGTTCCTGGCCGGCGTGCTGGCCCTGACGGTGCTGGTGAATGCCCTGCAGGCGCGCGGCGTGATCTCCACCGACCCGCTGGTCCCCAAGTTCTCCCACGTGGACCCGGTGGCCGGCCTCAAGCGGCTGTGCAGCCTCGAGGCGGTCTTCAGCCTGGTCAAGGCCGTCCTCAAGCTCGTGATCATCGGTACCGTGGCGTGGCTGGTGCTGCGCCGGGCCTGGCCCGAGCTGCTGTCCACCACCGGCGCGGGCGTCCCGATCATCTTCGGCGTCACCCGGTCGCTGGCGCTCCGCATGGCGCTGTTCGTGGGGCTGGTGTTCCTCGCGGTGGCGGCGCTCGACTACGGCTTCCAGGTCTGGCAGTACGAGAAGAGCCTGCGGATGACCAAGCAGGAAGTGGTGCAGGAGCATCGCGAGACCGAGGGCGACCCGGCGGTGAAGGGACGCATCCGCCAGCTGCAGCGCGCCATGGCCCGCAAGCGGATGCTCGCCAACGTGGCCACCGCCGACGTGGTGGTGACCAACCCGACCCACATCGCGGTGGCGCTCAAGTACGACCCGCTGGTGGCCCCGGCGCCGATCGTGCTCGCCATGGGTGAGCGGCTGCTGGCCCAGCGGATCAAGGAGATCGCGTTCCGGGCCGGCATTCCGGTCATCGAGAACAAGCCCCTGGCGCGCGCGCTGCTGGCCAACGCCAAGGTGGGCAACCCGATCCCGCCGGCGCTCTACATCGCGGTCGCCGAGGTCATCGCCTTCGTGCTGCGCAAGAAGGGCGCGCCGCTGCCGGCGCGGAGGGATAAGTGA